One Actinomycetes bacterium genomic window, CGACCCGTTACGGGACGTCTCGCTGCCCCGCCGGTAGCGCTGCGGATGCACGAGTGGCGCGCCACGACGTACCACCTGAGGGTCCTACGTCGCGACGCGCCACTCGACGCGCGCCCTCCTACTTCAGGCGGCCGTAGAACACCCGGCCGGTCCAGATGTGCTCGCGGTGGACGCGCTCGCCCGACTGTGGGGCGTGCCAGACGTCGCCGTGGCCGGCGTAAATGGCGACGTGGTAGACGCCGCTGCGGCTGTAGAAGAACACGAGGTCGCCACGACGGCGGTTGTCATGCGAGATGCGCTCTGTCTTGGAAACCTGCGCCGACGACGAGTGCGGCAGGTACTTGCCGACCTTGCCGTAGACCCAGCGGGTCAGGCCGGAGCAGTCGAAGCGGTGCGGGCCGTCAGCGCCGTAGTCGTAGGGCGAGCCCTTGCGGCTGCGAGCCCAGTCGACGGCGCTCTCGGCCTTGGCCTTGCTGACGAGTGCGGCGTGCGCCTTCGGGGCTGCGGGGCTGATGGTGTAGCCGGCGAACATCGTCACAGCCAGGGCCAGGACGAGGGGGACGATCGCGAGCATGCGGACAGGGGACAATCGGGCAAGCGACATGCGGGGGATTCCTTCGGGTATCCGCCTGCGAAGAATGACCTGTCGGGTTCGGGCGCCGAAGTTGCCCGGCCACCTGTCGGTGGCTTCACCCCGAGGACGGCACACTCGT contains:
- a CDS encoding NlpC/P60 family protein — protein: MLAIVPLVLALAVTMFAGYTISPAAPKAHAALVSKAKAESAVDWARSRKGSPYDYGADGPHRFDCSGLTRWVYGKVGKYLPHSSSAQVSKTERISHDNRRRGDLVFFYSRSGVYHVAIYAGHGDVWHAPQSGERVHREHIWTGRVFYGRLK